The Bifidobacterium actinocoloniiforme DSM 22766 genomic sequence AGAGCTTCTCATACTCTTCGGGCGTGTCGTCCGGGGAGTAACCCTGCTCCTTGAGCTTGGCATCAGCCAGGAACTCCACGTTGCCGCCCAGCATGATGTCGGTGCCTCGCCCTGCCATGTTCGTGGCGACGGTGACGGCGCCCTTGCGGCCTGCGACAGCCACGACCCCGGCCTCTTTCGCATGCTGCTTAGCGTTGAGGACCTGGTGGTCAATGCCAGCCACGTCCAGCAGGGAGGAAACGACCTCGGAGGACTCGACCGAGGCGGTGCCCAGCAGAATCGGTTGCCCCTTGGCGTGACGCTTGGCCACATCCTTGACGATGGCGGCCAGCTTCTCCTTCTTAGTCCGGTAAATCAAATCGTCCTGATCCTTGCGAACCATGGGCTTATTGGTCGGAATGGGAAGCACGCCCAGCTTGTAGGTGTTCATGAACTCGGCGGCCTCGGTCTCGGCCGTACCGGTCATGCCCGCCAGCTTGTCGTACATGCGGAAGTAGTTCTGCAAGGTGATGGTGGCGAAGGTCTGGTTCTCGGCCTTGACCTCCACACCCTCCTTGGCCTCAATGGCCTGATGGAGGCCTTCGTTGTAGCGGCGGCCGTGCAGGAGGCGACCCGTATGCTCATCGACGATCAGGACCTCGCCGCCTTGGACCACGTAATCGCGGTCCTTCAGGAAAAGCTCCTTCGCCTTGATGGCGTTGTTAAGGTAGCCGATCAGGGCGGTGTTGCCAGGCTCATACAGGTTATCGATGCCCAGGTAGTCCTCGACCTTGGTGATGCCCGGGTCGAGAATGCCGACGACCTTCTTCTTCTCGTCGACCTCGTAGTCCTCGTCACGGGTCAGCCGGGGAACCAGCTTGGCGAACTGCCGGTACCAACGGGTCACGTCACCCTCGGCCGGGCCAGAGATGATCAGAGGGGTACGGGCCTCATCAATCAGGATGGAGTCCACCTCATCGACGATCGCGTAGTGGTGGCCGCGCTGGACCAGCTCGGCCTTGTCCCAGGCCATGTTATCGCGAAGGTAGTCGAAGCCGAACTCGTTGTTGGTGCCGTAAGTGATGTCGGCCTCGTACTGCTTGCGGCGTTCAGCGGGCTTCTGGTCCGTGATGATGCAACCGACCTTCATGCCCAGGAAGCGGAAGATGCGGCCCATAAGCTCGGACTGGTAGGAGGCCAGGTAATCATTGACGGTGACCACGTGCACGCCTTCGCCGGACAAGGCGTTCAGATAGGCGGGCAGGGTGGCGACCAAGGTCTTGCCCTCACCGGTCTTCATCTCGGCGATATTGCCCCAGTGCAGGGCGGCGCCGCCCATAAGCTGCACATCGAAGTGCCGCTGGCCCAGGGTGCGCTTGGAGACCTCACGCACTGTGGCGAAAGCCTGGGGCATCAGGTCGTCCAGCTTTTCGCCCCTGTCCAGGCGCTCTCTGAACTTGGCGGTCTGGCCCTTGAGTTCCTCGTCACTCAAGGCGGAGATCTCATCCTCCAAAGCGTTGGTCGCCTTCGCCACGCCCTCAAGCTTGCGAAGCTGGTGCCCCTCGCCCATGCGTAGGACTTTGTCCAAGACTGCTACCACGTTGCGCTCCCTATGGTTCTTCCCAACAATACCCAGGACCTGCCTGATTCACCCCAGGTCAGACCAAAGCCGTCCCCATCTTACGCGACGAGGCGGATTTTCTCGACTGGCCGGCGGTGGGTCCAGCTCTCGGCCCCGAACGCATGCGGCTTCCAACCAGACCATCCCGGGCTGACCCCGATGACGCCGAGGCCTTCATGACTATTCGGATGCCAGCCCGGTCGTGAGCTGGCCCATGCGCGATTGGCGCGTATGCGAAGCGCCCAAGCGGGCTTGCCCGCCTGGGCGCCGTGAATGCGAGGCCCAGCGGAATGCCCCGCTGATCCTGCTCAGTCGTTACTTTTTGCCGCCGGCTACGTTCTCGGGGGTGTCAATCTCGAAGACGCCGTAGGACCAGCCGTGACGGTGGTAGACCACTGAGGGTCGGCCTGTCTCCTTGTTGACGAAGAGGAAGAAGTCATGACCAATCAACTCCATCTCGTACAGGGCCTCGTCAATCGACATGGGCTCGGCAATGTGGAGCTTGCGACGGATCACGATTGGAGTGTCGCCCACCTGGACTTCGACCGACTCCCCCGGGCCCAAGTCGGAAGCCATAGCGTCCTGTTGGGCTGAGTTATCGGGGTTAGGGGCCTCGGCCGGCTCCTGGGGCTGCTCGACTTCAACCTCCATCGGCAGTGGCGCGTGTTCCAGGCCACGACGGTGGTCCTTGCGGCGATCGCGGGTGCGGCGCAAGCGCAGGGTGAGCTTATCCAAGGCCCTGTCCAGGGCCGCGAATTCATCGGCTGAGGATGCTTCAGCCCTGACTACGGTCTTGCCGGCGATTACTGTCAGCTCCACGCGCTTGGCGGAATCAGCCTGCCGGGGGTTGCCCTCATGGGTCAGTACGACCTGGACGCGCTGGGCGTCGGGGGCGATAGCGGTCACACGATTCATCTTGCTTTCGACGACGTCACGGAACTTCTGCTTGATCTGCGTATGGCGTCCGGTAATGACGATGTCCATGTGGACCTCCTTGCATCAAGGAACGGGACGGGCCCGTTGCGGGGACCGGTGATGCTGCCACACATCCCGGCTTACCCCGATTGTAGCCGATGAAACCTGCCGGCCGCAGGCAGGACCCCCGCTTGATGACACGCGGTCACGCCCCATCGGCTATGCTGATGGGGCGTGAGGTCTCTCGATGGCCGCGGCGGCTTCCTGGCCGCTGAGGAACTTCCGGGCTCCACAGAGCACGATGGCGGATAACGTCCGCCCAGGGTGACCTGAGAGAGAGCGCAACAGAGAGCAGACCGCCCACCGCAAGGCGGGTAAGGGTGAAAGGGCGGTGTAAGAGACCACCGGGCTCCTGGTAACAGGAGTCGCATGGCAAGCCTCATCGGGAGCAAGGCCAAGCAGAAGGCATCAAGGGTTGCTCGCCCCGCCTTCGGGTAGGCCGCTGGAGCCTGGCGGCGACGTCAGGTCGAGATGGATGGCCATCCGTCCCTTCGGGGACGACAGAACCCGGGGTATGAGGGGCCTCACGCTTCATCTCCCCATGGGCAGCAAGCCCCTTACAGGTCTTCGTTGGTGAACAAATCCGCCGCCACCTGGCGGATGGCTTCCGGGCTATGGCCCTTGCGTCCGGCGGCAGCCCAAAGCCGACGCTTGCGTTTTTGCAAGTCCATGCCCTGGGTCTTGCAGGCCACTTTCCTCCCCAGCTCATAGGCCGAATCGATGAAGAGGCCCTGCCTGACGGCCTTCGCCACCACCTGCTCAGCCAGGGGGCGTTCCAGGCCTTTTCTGACCATCTCGCGTACCGCCCCGCGCTCGCCAAGGTTTCGTTTTAAGCAGTAGCGCAGGAAGCCCTCGGCGTAGGCCTCGTCATCGACCAGGCCCAGCTCTTCCAACCGACTGACCGTCGTCTCGATGACAAGCTCGTCGTACCCCTTGCCAGCCAGGCGTTGGGCCAACGCCTTACGAGGGCGCGCGGCGGCGTCCAAAAGCGTCAGAGCGGCCTCACGGCAGGCGTCGGCATCCGCAGGGTCACGGGGGCCATCACCGGCGGTCGCTGAGCCTCGGGCGCCGAACCCACCGCGTTTTGGCAAGCGTTGAGATCGCCGTCCATGCTTGCCTTTCAATGAACGTCCGCCAGCATGGCCGCCCGCAGGCACACCTGCATTGCGGCCATCCTCAGCTGCACTGACGCCGAAATGCCCACCGCCCCTCGCCGGAGGCAACTTGATTTCACCTGTCCCTGCACCCCTCTGGCTACCTGGGCCTGAAGCGTCCCGGCTGCGCGTGGAGGAAAGCCCGGAAATAGACGAATCAGTCGCGTCGTCATCGGGGGCGGCATCAGAACCGCCCTGGGTGGGATCCCCCTTCGGCTCCGTGATCAGTTGGGGATGCTCCTTAAGGAAGGCCGCCGCTTCAATCACGATTGAATCCTCAGACCGCCTGGGCCGTCAGAACAGGGGCACTGGGCGAGCCGGCCTCGGTCGGCGCTTTCTCAATCCCCGATGCATCGGCAACCGCAGCAGGCTGGTTTCCACCACCCTGAGCGTCGGCGCCCCCATCTTCCGCCTTGGGCTTCAAACCAAAGGCGATCTTGACCTTGTCTTCGATCTCCTGGGTCAGCCCTGGGTTGTCCTTCAGGAATTGGCGGACGTTCTCCCGGCCCTGCCCCAGTTGGTCGCCCTCGTAGGTAAACCAGGAACCGGATTTCTTGATCACATTGGCTTGGAGGGCCATGTCGATGACCGAGCCTTCCTTGGAGATGCCCTCCCCGTAGAGGATGTCGAACTCGGCGATCTTGAAGGGCGGAGCCATCTTATTCTTGACCACCTTGACCTTGGTGCGGTTGCCCACGGCCTCGTCACCGTTCTTCAAGGTCTGAATCCGACGGATGTCCAGGCGAACCGAAGAGTAGAATTTCAGGGCCTTGCCACCGGTTGTGGTCTCGGGGCTGCCGAAGAAAACGCCGATTTTCTCGCGCAACTGGTTGATGAAGATGGCGGTGGTGTTGGCCTGGGAGAGCGCTCCGGTCATCTTGCGCAGGGCCTGGCTCATCAGTCGGGCTTGCAGGCCGACATGGCTGTCGCCCATATCGCCATCGATCTCGGCCTTGGGCACCAGGGCCGCCACCGAGTCAATCACGATCACGTCCAGGGCGCCGGAGCGGATCAACATGTCGGCGATTTCCAGTGCCTGCTCGCCGTTATCCGGTTGCGAGACGATCAGCGAGTCGGTGTCCACGCCGAGCTTGCGGGCGTACTCCGGGTCCAACGCGTGCTCGGCGTCGATGAAGGCCGCTACCCCGCCGTTCTTCTGGGCATTGGCCACCGCATGCAAAGCCAGGGTTGTCTTACCGGAGGACTCCGGTCCGTAAATCTCGACAATCCTGCCCCTGGGCAGGCCACCGATGCCCAAAGCCATATCCAGAGCCAGGGAACCAGTGGGGATCACTTCCACGTCTTGGACCGGCTTGTCGCCCAGACGCATGGCTGATCCCTTGCCGAAATTCTTCTCCACCTGCGCCAGAGCCGTGTCCAGGGCCGCCTTGCGCCGCGGATCCATGCCGTCGACATCCTCGACTTTGGACTTGGACTTGGCTTTGCTGTTGGTCTGATGTGCCATCTGGCTCTCCTTCATCAATCGTTTCGTCAGGCCCACCCTAAACGAAGGCTCGACCCCATGGCCAGCTGTTCGCGCAATGTGGTCGAACGTGATCAACCCCCGCCGCCGGCGCTTGGCCACCCCTCGTGACAGCTACCAGCATACCCGAAGATGCGAACAAATGTTCGAAATGACCTCAGGCGGCCGGCAGGGGCGGCGCGTTATGGTCCTTGCCCCAACGCTGGGGATCGGGGACCTCCATCTGGTCGCACAGGACGTTCCAGACGACCCGGGGTTCCACACCCGCCTCCAGGGCCTCGTAAACCGTCATGGAATCCAACGCCGCCAGGCGCTGGTCCTCGGCTAAACTCCGCCCGTAGACGCGGCCGAAGACCTCCTCCAGCAAGGTCCAGAATTCACGTTCCCTCACTGCACCTCCCTTTCACCCTTAAGCACGAACACGGCGGGGCATCCGGCTCTCAAGAACCGCACGCCCCGCCGCAGTCATCGGCGCCCGACCGCGCCATCAGCCCTGATGGGTCTCCAGGTAATCGGCCACCAGACGCAAGGTCTGGGGCACACCCAACCCGAGGGCCTCAGCGATAGAGCTCAACAACTCCGAGCTGGCTTCCTTTTGCCCACGCTCGACCTCGGAGAGGTAGCCGAGCGAGACGCCGGCCTTCTCACTGACCTCACGCAGGGTCTTGTGGTCATTGGTACGCAGCTCGCGCAGCACATGGCCCAGAGCCTGCCGGAGCGAAACCCCCTGGCCCTCACGCTGATCATCCTGCCCCTGCGCTTCGTCCTGCTGGCTGGCGCTCACACCATCTTCTTGCATCCACATCTTGCTCAGACTCGCCTGACGCTCTTCCTTTGCCTTCTTGGCCGCCTTGGCCCGCAGCACTTGCTGCTGAGCGAAGGCGACGGCGCGCCGCTGCGCTGGCGTCAAATCCCGCACGCGAGCGTTCCTGTCCTGGGTGGGAGCCGTGGCACTCAGCTTGAACCTGTCCTCGGACCTGGTCAACACGGTCTCTGCCTTGTTCATAGCATCCCCTTTCGCCTGTGGTGTATTCATCATCACCAGGCACAAACGATAGGGACAGGGAATTATTCCCAGCATGAAACCCAGGGGCTTGCCCTGTGACCTATCTCACGGATGCGCCCAAGGACTGCGCCAAACGAAAGAGCACTTGCGAAACGGTGCCTCGCCGGACCTCCTGCCGGGAGCCCGTCAAGCGCAGCTCGAAGGAGCGCAGGTGGTAGCCGTCCACAACCAGGCCAGCGGCCTGCGACTGGGGCAGGAAGCCAATGGGCAGGGCCAACGCTATGTAGACAAGGCCGGCGGGCTGGTCGCCATCGGGGCCAGGACCGGCCACGCCGGTCGTGGCCATGCCGACCACCCGTCCTTCACGCCCCGGCTGTGTGTAAACCTTGGCGGCGCCCAGGGCCATCTGCTCAGCGACCTTGGGGTGGACCGCACCGTGCGCAGCCAGCAAGGCCGAATCCACGCCCAGAATGGAGGCCTTGGCCTCTATGTCGTAAGTGACCGCCGAGCCCAAAAAGACATCCGAGGCGCCAGGCACACTCACAAAGGCATCGGCCAGCAAACCCCCGGTCAGCGACTCCGCGCCAGCCAGGAAGAGCCCGGCCCTCCTACAGGCATTGAGAACCTCGGTCGCCAAACCCTCCTGCTGCTCACTCATCGCCGACCTCCCGTCAGGACGCCATGCACATACTCGAAGCCCGAGTACAAGCACAGGGCCAGGGCCAGGAGAATCACTCCCCTGGCCGAAATCACATACCAGACGCCCAAGCGGCCCAGCGGGGCCAAGAGCAAGGCCAGTCCGACGCATTCGAACAAGGTCTTGAACTTCCCAACCTGGGAGGCGGCGATGACCTGGCCGCCTGCGTCAATGACAAAGAAACGCATGATGGTGATGCCCAACTCCCGAATCAGGAAGAGGGCGGTGACCAGCCACCAGATCTCGCCGAAGACCGAAGCGACGACCAAGGCCGAACAGATGAGCAGCTTGTCGGCGATCGGGTCCATCAACTTGCCCAGCTCGGTGACTTGGTTGTACTTGCGAGCCAGGTACCCGTCGAGCTTATCGGTGGAAGCCGCCACGATGAACAGGATGGTGGCCGCCCAGCGCCGGCCTACGCCGCGCTCCCCCCAAGGCCCGGCTTGGATGTCAACGATAATGAAGACGATTACAAGCGCGATGCGGGCATAAGTCACGATATTGGGAGGACTGCTCCACCCATCGAGCAGGCTATGCCTGCGCCCGTCCGTCTTGGACCGCGAATCATCCCGCATTACCTCTCCTTGAGTGTCTACCAGCACATCCTACCCTAGGCGCCCGTCCAGAACGAAAGCCCCGAGCGAACAATCAGCCGGCATCCACCCCCTGCGGCTGCGCTTGGTCGATTGACGCGCTGTCGCCGCGAATGAAAGCCAGGGCCTCTTGGAGCTGCGGCGGCTGAATGAGCACCTCCCGGGCCTTCGAACCCTCGGAGGGCCCCACGATCCCCCGCGACTCCAGCAGATCCATCAGACGGCCGGCCCGGGCAAAGCCAACCCGCAGTTTGCGCTGAAGCATGGACGTGGATCCGAACTGGGTGGTGATGACCAACTCCGCAGCCTGAAGGAGCTCATCCATATCATCGCCGATGTCCTCGGCTATCTCCTTCTTGCGCTCCTCGCCCTGGGCCATCTGCTCGATGTCTTGGCGGTACTTGGGCTTGCGCTGGGTGCGCACGAAGTCCACGGCCTTGCGGATCTCGGACTCGGAGACCCAGGCGCCCTGGACGCGGGTGGGCTTGGCTTGGCCCATCGGCAGGAAGAGCGCGTCGCCCTGTCCGATCAGGGTCTCGGCCCCCGTGGCGTCCAGAATCACGCGCGAGTCGGTCGAGGAGGATGTCGCGAAAGCCAACCGGGAGGGGATGTTGGCCTTGATCAAACCGGTCACCACATCAACCGACGGCCTCTGGGTAGCCAGGACCAGGTGGACGCCGGCGGCGCGGGCCAACTGGGTGATGCGCTGGATGGAGGACTCCACGTCGTTTTTCGCGACCATCATGAGGTCGGCCATCTCGTCCACCACCACCAGCAGGTAGGGGTAGGGCGCCACCTTGCGATTGGAACCGGCGGGGGCATGGACCTTGCCCGCACGAACAGCTTGGTTGAAGTCTTTGACGTGGCGGAAACCGAAGAATTGAAGGTCATCGTAGCGGGCGTCCATCTCCTTGACCACCCATTCCAGGGCCTGCGCCGCCTTCTTGGGATCGGTGATGATGGGCGTGAGCAGGTGGGGAATGCCCGCGTAGGCCGAAAGCTCCACCCGCTTGGGGTCGACGAGGATCAGCCGCACCTGCTCGGGGGTGGCGCGCATGATCACGGAGGTGAGCATGGAGTTGACGAAGGATGACTTACCTGACCCGGTTGCGCCGGCCACTAGTAGGTGGGGCATCTTGGTCAGATCGGCGGTCACGAAGTGGCCTTCCACATCCTTGCCCACGGCGGTCAGCATGGGGTTGTCGTCGCCCTGGGCCTCCTGGGAGCGCAGCACATCGCCCAGGTGGACGATCTCGCGGTCCACATTAGGGATTTCGATCCCGATGGCCGACTTGCCAGGGATGGGCGAGAGGATGCGCACATCCGAGGAGGCCACCGCGTACGCGATGTTCCGTCGTAAATTGGTGACTTTCTCCACCTTCACGCCAGGCCCAAGCTCCACCTCGTACTGGGTGACCGAGGGACCGCGCAGGAAGCCGACCACCGTAGCGTCGATGTCGAACTGGCGGAAAGTGGACTGAAGGGCCTTGATCACCGTGTCATTAGCCTGGGTCCGGGCCGCATGAGGCTTGCCCCGGACCAGCAGGTCGGTCGAAGGCAGGACATAGGGGGCCTGAGGTTCATCCTCCTCCTGACTTCCGCTCCCCGTGGCCCCAGACGGGCTGTCAGCCCGCTGGCCACCATCAACGCCCCCCGCGGCCGATTGGTCGAGCTCACGGACCGCTTGCGCCGCAGCGGCCCAAGGATCCGCTGCCCCTACTCCGGACAACTGGGCTGGCGTGACCGTAGGGGCCGCGGGCTCGGCCGGAAGGGAACTGGTGGCGGCGTCCTGGAATCCCGGGAAAGCGGGACCCGAGCCGGCCACAGACGCCGGCATGGCCTCGGCAGCAGTCGTGCTTACTGGCTCCATGCCGGCACTTGACCCAGGCTCCAGGCGGACCAGATCTGCCTGCCCTTGTACCTGTGCCGCCTTGTCGAAGGGATCGTCGGCCTCGTAGTGGTCCAGGCCGTCCTGCCCCTGGCCCTTACGACCCCGGTGCAGGAGACGGGAGAGCCACCCCCGGCGCGGCGAAGGTCCCTGAGCCGGCGTGTCGCCCTTCTTCTCGCCTTCAAGGCGGCTGGGAACGCCCGGCGTGGAAGCCAGCGTCTCCTGCCCCACCCTCACCTCGTTGGGGAAGAGCTCCTGGTCACCCTCACTCTCCGCTTCCTTATCCGCCCGTCTGGCGCCGAAGCATGCGGACACCGGACGCAGGAAGGCATCAATGTGGACCTGGAAGATGAGCAGGAGGGAGAACAAACCCACCAGGGCGAAGATGATCGTCGCGAAAACAGGGGAAAGCCCCCAGGCCAAAGGCGACCCGACAACGAATCCCAGCAGGCCCCCGGAGCGGCGAATCGCATCCAAGTCGAAGCCGCGAATCGACGAAATCATAACGATGTCAAGGATTGAGCAGACCGACCAGAGCAGGAGGATCAAGCCACCCAGCGAGTGGACATTGCCCGAACCCTTACCAGAGTGGGCGATCAGCCTCCAGAAGGCCCAGATCAACGCGACCGGCAGGATGACCGAGGGCAGGCCCAGGGCGGCGGAGGCGACGAAATGCAGCCCACGGCCCAGGGCGCCATCCACCCTGAACCATTCGGAGGCGCAGAAGAGGATGGCTGCGATCAGGATCAGGAAGCACAGACCATCCCTGCTGTAGGCGGGGTCGTACCGTGTATCGCCGGTCAGGGCCCGCACCGCCTTGCCCAAAGCTCGGGGCAACCACAGGATGGCTTTGGTCCAGCCGGATTCCGCCTCCTCGTCCTCCTCTTGGGATGACGAGGGACGACGGTTCCGGCCTTGGGCCGAACCCTTGGTCTTGGGATGCGATTGGGTCTGTTCCCTGCGCTTGTCTGAGGCGTTCATTCGTGTCATAGCCTTCCCAGACTACCCGCGATGGGTCCTCCATGGCGTGCCATGGGCCCTGCTTGCACAAAGAATCCTAACGAGGCTGGGCCGCCGTGGCCCCCTGAGCACGCGACTTCGCTGGCTCGTCGCAAACCGGGGCCTGGCGCAGGGCACCCTTGCGCTGGCGGGCGAAGGAACGAATGGCGTTCACGACATCGGTCCCACGGTCCAGGACCTCCTGGGCGCCTTGCGGGTCGCCTTGGCCCAGAGCCTGCCAATAGTGGGTTTTGACCTGTACATAACGGCGCCTGAGTTCGAGCTCTGCCATCTCCTGGTCCAACTGGCGGGCCTGCTCGGCCAGGAGCTCGACTTGCTCGCCGGCACGTTGAGCCCCCTGGCTCCGGTTCGCCAGGTACTCGCGCATCCGGCTCAGGGGCATCCCCGTCACGTTCAGGCAGGAGATTGCCAGCAGCAGGTCCAGGTCCTCGTCGGAGTACACGCGGTGCCCGCTGCTCGGATCGCGCTCGATCGGTCCCACAATGCCAATCGACTCGTAGTAGCGCAGGGTCGATTCAGGCAGGCCCGACATCAGCGAAGCCTCACGGATGGTATGAGAGGTCGGCGCCCCGGCAGGCGCTTCAGCGGCGGCGAAAGAGGTCATAATCGGAGTCTATAAAATTCAAGCACTTGAAGTCAAACGATGAAATCAGGGAACGCCGGCCGCCAAGGGCCCAAGCCCGGGACTCGCGCCTCGCAGGGTTCAAGCGCCGTCGTGCGCTACCAGCGAACCTAAGGGGTGTCTGATGACCGAATCGTCGGACCCATCACGCTTCGATCCATCATCCTTGTCGGCTGCCGCGACCACAGCCAGGGCCCGCTCAAGCAGGTCGGGAGCCAAAGCGTCCAACCAGTGGACGCGCGGGTCGCGGCCGAACCAACCCATCTGCTTACGCGCCAGGCGACGGGTCTTGCGCGCGATCAAGTCGAAGGCATCATCCTCGTTGATCGCCCCATCCAGGAAGTCCTCCACCTGCTGGTAGCCCAAAGCCCGTGAGGCCGTCGCGCCCAAGCGGGGGCGGAGGGCGCGGACCTCTTCGATCAGCCCGCCTTGGCGCATTTGTTCCGTGCGCTGGCCAATCCTTCGGTCCAGAGCCTCCCGGTCCACGTCCAGACCCAGCTGGACCGCCGCCAGCAGGTAACGGTACTGGGGCAAGCCGGCCGAGTAGGGGCGGCCCGTGATCTCCATAACTTCCAGAGCACGAATCGTGCGCCGAGCGTTACGCGAGTCCATCCGGGCGGCTGCCGCTGGGTCACGCTCCTCCAACTCCTTGAAAAGGACGCCCGGCCCCTCCTTCCGAGCCCGTTCCTCCAGCTTGCCGCGCACAACCGGATCGGTGCCAGGAAAAGCGATGTCATCAATCGCGGCCCGCGCGTACAGACCGGAGCCGCCTACCAAAATCGGGCGGATCCCACGGGCGCGAAAATCGGCGATGGCAGCCCGGGCCAGGGTCTGGAAGCGGGCGGCGGACATGGCTTCCTCAGGCTCGATGATGTCAATCAGATGGTGGGGCACAGCCGCCCGTTCAGCGGCGCTCGGCTTGGCGGTTCCCACATCCATCCCGCGGTACATCTGATAGGGGTCGGCGTTGATGATCTCCGCCCGTTCCCCCTGCTCGCCCAGGGCCTGGGCCAGCCGCACGGCCAAGGACGTTTTGCCTGAAGCCGTCGGCCCGACGATCGAGATGATGGGTGGCGCCCCGCCCTTTTCGTCAATGGCTGAGCGCATAGGCCTGCCCCTGGCTCGGATCTGGGTCAGCGGTCAAATAGTGCTTGCCGGCACCGGTGATCGTGCAAGCCACCAAATCGCCCACTTCCGGGACCGGTTGCCCTTCAGGCACGCCCACGTGGACCAAGACCCCACCGCGCTCACGCCCGGTCACCCGGTGGGTCATACCATCACGGCGGCCTTGACGCTGGGCGATCATCACCTCCGCGCGCCGGCCAACGAACGAGTCGAGGTTCCCCTGGGTGATGCGCTCCTGCAGGGCCAGGAGCCGGTCGAAACGTTCCTGGACCACCGGCTTGGGCACCTGCTCCATAGCAGCCGCCGGCGTACCCGGTCTGGGCGAATACTCGAAGATGAAGGCCGAGGAGAACCTGGCCCGGCCCATCAGGTCCATCGTCGCTTGGAAATCCTCCTCGCTCTCACCTGGGAAACCGACGATCA encodes the following:
- a CDS encoding FtsK/SpoIIIE family DNA translocase is translated as MTRMNASDKRREQTQSHPKTKGSAQGRNRRPSSSQEEDEEAESGWTKAILWLPRALGKAVRALTGDTRYDPAYSRDGLCFLILIAAILFCASEWFRVDGALGRGLHFVASAALGLPSVILPVALIWAFWRLIAHSGKGSGNVHSLGGLILLLWSVCSILDIVMISSIRGFDLDAIRRSGGLLGFVVGSPLAWGLSPVFATIIFALVGLFSLLLIFQVHIDAFLRPVSACFGARRADKEAESEGDQELFPNEVRVGQETLASTPGVPSRLEGEKKGDTPAQGPSPRRGWLSRLLHRGRKGQGQDGLDHYEADDPFDKAAQVQGQADLVRLEPGSSAGMEPVSTTAAEAMPASVAGSGPAFPGFQDAATSSLPAEPAAPTVTPAQLSGVGAADPWAAAAQAVRELDQSAAGGVDGGQRADSPSGATGSGSQEEDEPQAPYVLPSTDLLVRGKPHAARTQANDTVIKALQSTFRQFDIDATVVGFLRGPSVTQYEVELGPGVKVEKVTNLRRNIAYAVASSDVRILSPIPGKSAIGIEIPNVDREIVHLGDVLRSQEAQGDDNPMLTAVGKDVEGHFVTADLTKMPHLLVAGATGSGKSSFVNSMLTSVIMRATPEQVRLILVDPKRVELSAYAGIPHLLTPIITDPKKAAQALEWVVKEMDARYDDLQFFGFRHVKDFNQAVRAGKVHAPAGSNRKVAPYPYLLVVVDEMADLMMVAKNDVESSIQRITQLARAAGVHLVLATQRPSVDVVTGLIKANIPSRLAFATSSSTDSRVILDATGAETLIGQGDALFLPMGQAKPTRVQGAWVSESEIRKAVDFVRTQRKPKYRQDIEQMAQGEERKKEIAEDIGDDMDELLQAAELVITTQFGSTSMLQRKLRVGFARAGRLMDLLESRGIVGPSEGSKAREVLIQPPQLQEALAFIRGDSASIDQAQPQGVDAG
- a CDS encoding MerR family transcriptional regulator codes for the protein MTSFAAAEAPAGAPTSHTIREASLMSGLPESTLRYYESIGIVGPIERDPSSGHRVYSDEDLDLLLAISCLNVTGMPLSRMREYLANRSQGAQRAGEQVELLAEQARQLDQEMAELELRRRYVQVKTHYWQALGQGDPQGAQEVLDRGTDVVNAIRSFARQRKGALRQAPVCDEPAKSRAQGATAAQPR
- the miaA gene encoding tRNA (adenosine(37)-N6)-dimethylallyltransferase MiaA, producing MRSAIDEKGGAPPIISIVGPTASGKTSLAVRLAQALGEQGERAEIINADPYQMYRGMDVGTAKPSAAERAAVPHHLIDIIEPEEAMSAARFQTLARAAIADFRARGIRPILVGGSGLYARAAIDDIAFPGTDPVVRGKLEERARKEGPGVLFKELEERDPAAAARMDSRNARRTIRALEVMEITGRPYSAGLPQYRYLLAAVQLGLDVDREALDRRIGQRTEQMRQGGLIEEVRALRPRLGATASRALGYQQVEDFLDGAINEDDAFDLIARKTRRLARKQMGWFGRDPRVHWLDALAPDLLERALAVVAAADKDDGSKRDGSDDSVIRHPLGSLVAHDGA